In Nocardia sp. NBC_00403, one DNA window encodes the following:
- a CDS encoding alpha/beta fold hydrolase, giving the protein MSSNSFPDPSSVRFDGPWTHRDVHANGIRFHVVEAAPDRADAPLVVLLHGFADFWWSWRHQLTGLTELGYRAVAVDLRGYGDSDKPPRGYDGWTLAGDVAGLIRALGYTEATLVGHAEGGLVCWTTAVLHPRLVRSIALVSSPHPAALKNAVLRDGRQRRAWLPNFLRYQLPRYPEGLLTARDGFEVERLLRQRVSGSWSSTAEFVDTARRMRSAIQIPGAAHCALEYQRWAFRSQWRPDGRRFMATMRVPIDIPVLAMHGELDNYLLHGTVQRGLRWSPQRRSVTIPAAGHFAHQESPEAVTVELAKLLA; this is encoded by the coding sequence GTGTCGTCGAACTCATTTCCGGATCCGTCCAGCGTCCGTTTCGACGGACCATGGACGCATCGGGACGTTCATGCCAACGGCATTCGATTCCATGTCGTGGAGGCCGCTCCCGACCGTGCTGATGCGCCGTTGGTCGTGCTGCTGCACGGCTTCGCGGACTTCTGGTGGTCCTGGCGGCACCAGCTGACCGGACTCACCGAACTCGGCTATCGGGCGGTGGCGGTGGACCTGCGCGGCTACGGCGACAGCGATAAACCACCGCGCGGCTATGACGGCTGGACGCTCGCGGGTGATGTCGCCGGGCTCATCCGGGCGCTCGGCTACACCGAGGCCACCCTCGTCGGCCATGCCGAGGGCGGGCTGGTGTGCTGGACGACCGCGGTGCTGCACCCGCGGCTGGTGCGTTCGATCGCACTGGTGAGCTCGCCACATCCGGCGGCGCTCAAGAACGCGGTGCTGCGGGACGGCCGCCAGCGCAGGGCCTGGCTGCCGAACTTCCTGCGCTATCAGCTGCCCAGATACCCCGAGGGCCTATTGACTGCCCGGGACGGCTTCGAGGTCGAGCGGCTGCTGCGCCAGCGCGTCAGCGGATCATGGTCGAGCACCGCCGAATTCGTCGACACCGCACGGCGGATGCGCTCGGCCATCCAAATTCCCGGTGCGGCGCACTGTGCGCTGGAATACCAGCGCTGGGCCTTCCGTAGCCAGTGGCGTCCCGACGGCAGGCGCTTCATGGCAACCATGCGCGTGCCCATCGACATCCCGGTGTTGGCCATGCACGGCGAACTGGACAATTACCTGCTGCACGGCACCGTCCAGCGCGGCCTGCGGTGGTCACCGCAGCGACGCTCGGTGACCATCCCGGCCGCCGGACACTTCGCCCATCAGGAAAGCCCGGAAGCCGTCACCGTGGAACTGGCCAAGCTGCTCGCCTGA
- a CDS encoding phage holin family protein — protein sequence MSFTDGGNGTGARRDHTVTSIPLTDANPNGSATFGSLVRDATEQMSTLVRAEVELAKAEVTGEIKKGLQGSVYFILALTVLLFSTFFFFFFLGELLDVWLARWAAFLIVFLLMVAATVALAGLGYLRVKKLRAPEKTIDSLKQARTVLPSGFGSSAHEEQLSLDKPRG from the coding sequence GTGAGTTTCACAGACGGCGGTAACGGAACCGGCGCAAGGCGTGACCACACGGTCACATCGATTCCGCTCACCGACGCCAACCCCAACGGGTCGGCCACCTTCGGCAGCCTGGTCCGCGACGCGACCGAACAGATGTCGACACTGGTGCGCGCCGAGGTAGAGCTGGCCAAGGCCGAGGTCACCGGCGAGATCAAGAAGGGGCTGCAGGGCAGCGTCTACTTCATCCTCGCGCTCACCGTGCTGCTGTTCAGCACGTTCTTCTTTTTCTTCTTCCTCGGCGAGCTGCTCGATGTCTGGCTGGCACGGTGGGCGGCATTCCTGATCGTGTTCCTGCTGATGGTCGCCGCGACTGTGGCGCTGGCCGGACTCGGCTATCTGCGAGTGAAGAAGCTGCGCGCACCGGAAAAGACGATCGATTCGCTGAAACAGGCCCGCACGGTTTTGCCGAGCGGCTTCGGCTCCAGCGCGCATGAGGAACAGCTCTCCCTCGACAAGCCGCGCGGCTGA
- the nhaA gene encoding Na+/H+ antiporter NhaA, whose translation MTQVRSELTRYLRTETVGGAILLIAAATALLWVNSPWGEGYVTMTETVLPIPPLHLDLTLADWTKDGLLTVFFFVAGLELKRELVVGELADPKRAALPIVAAVGGVATPALIAFLVGFGTEGMDRGWAIPVATDIAFALAVLAMTGSRIPASARVFLLSLAVVDDLLAILLIAVLFTSSVAILWLLAAAACFGGWALAQHRRISSPLVYLPLALIAWYALHEAGIHPTLAGVGLGLLTRVRLDEGEHEAPATRLEHLIQPISAGLCVPLFALFAAGVPLDGKVFGQLFTDRLSLAIILGLLLGKTIGIFGISCLAIRFGVAKRPAELGYRDMFALSVLGAIGFTVSLLVAELALADVGDGSAIELAKAAVLVTSMAASLAGSALLLRRGRVHQARRDARALQPEE comes from the coding sequence ATCACCCAAGTGCGCTCGGAATTGACCCGGTATCTGCGGACCGAAACCGTCGGCGGCGCAATACTCCTGATCGCGGCCGCAACCGCATTGCTGTGGGTGAACTCGCCGTGGGGCGAGGGCTACGTGACGATGACCGAGACGGTGCTGCCCATCCCCCCGCTGCACCTGGATCTGACCCTGGCCGACTGGACCAAAGACGGTCTGCTCACCGTGTTCTTCTTCGTCGCGGGACTGGAGCTCAAACGCGAGCTCGTCGTCGGTGAGCTCGCCGATCCCAAGCGCGCCGCGCTGCCGATCGTCGCGGCGGTCGGCGGCGTTGCCACGCCCGCGCTGATCGCGTTCTTGGTCGGCTTCGGCACCGAGGGTATGGATCGTGGCTGGGCCATTCCGGTGGCCACCGATATCGCCTTCGCGCTGGCCGTGCTCGCCATGACCGGTTCCCGCATTCCGGCCAGCGCCCGGGTGTTCCTGCTCAGCCTCGCGGTGGTCGACGATCTGCTCGCGATCCTGTTGATCGCGGTGCTGTTCACCAGCTCGGTCGCGATCCTGTGGCTACTGGCGGCCGCGGCCTGTTTCGGCGGCTGGGCGCTGGCCCAGCACCGGCGGATCAGTTCGCCGCTGGTCTATCTGCCGCTGGCGCTGATCGCCTGGTACGCCCTGCACGAGGCGGGCATCCATCCGACCCTGGCCGGCGTCGGGCTCGGCCTGCTGACCCGCGTTCGGCTCGACGAAGGCGAGCACGAAGCGCCTGCCACCCGGCTCGAGCACCTGATCCAGCCGATCTCGGCCGGACTGTGCGTGCCGCTGTTCGCACTGTTCGCCGCCGGAGTTCCGTTGGACGGGAAGGTCTTCGGGCAGTTGTTCACCGACAGGCTGTCTCTTGCCATCATTCTCGGGCTACTGCTCGGCAAGACCATCGGCATCTTCGGGATCAGCTGCCTGGCAATCCGGTTCGGCGTCGCCAAACGCCCGGCCGAACTCGGCTACCGCGACATGTTCGCACTGTCGGTGCTCGGCGCGATCGGCTTCACGGTTAGCCTTCTTGTGGCAGAACTCGCGCTGGCCGACGTCGGAGACGGCTCCGCCATCGAATTGGCGAAGGCAGCGGTGTTGGTGACATCAATGGCGGCGTCGCTCGCTGGTTCGGCGCTACTGTTGCGGCGTGGGCGTGTCCACCAGGCGCGTCGTGACGCACGTGCGCTACAACCAGAAGAGTGA
- the acs gene encoding acetate--CoA ligase translates to MTDTTADHTDSYPPNPEFATAANADASLYQRAAADRDAFWAEQAGRLHWDQPWTQVLDWRDAPVAKWFVDGKLNVAYNCVDRHVLDGHGDQVAIHWEGEPGDSKDITYRDLLAEVSRAANYLTELGLEAGDRVAIYMPMVPEAIVSMLACARLGLTHSVVFAGFSPTALRQRVDDASARLIITTDGQWRRGKSAPLKEAVDEALYAHGDVPHSVEHVLIVRRTNIEVPWTEGRDVWWHDTVAQASPDHQAQAFDAEHPLFILYTSGTTGKPKGILHTSGGYLTQAAYTHHNVFDHKPGHDVYWCTADIGWVTGHSYIVYGPLANRTTQVVYEGTPNFPDEHRHWQIVEKYGVSIYYTAPTLVRTFMKWGKEIPAAHDLSSIRLLGSVGEPINPEAWRWYREVIGAGSAPIVDTWWQTETGAIMISPLPGVTAAKPGAAMTPLPGISATVVDEEGKPVQLGETEANGYLVLDQPWPSMLRGIWGDMERYRATYWERYAEQGWYFAGDGAKLDADGDLWVLGRVDDVMNVSGHRISTAEVESALVGHSGVAEAAVVGASDNTTGQGIVAFVILTAEAQDTGAALVDELEAEVSREISPIARPREIHVVPELPKTRSGKIMRRLLRDVAEGRELGDTSTLVDPNVFEAIRSSRA, encoded by the coding sequence ATGACCGATACCACCGCCGACCACACGGACTCGTACCCACCGAACCCGGAATTCGCCACGGCGGCAAATGCAGACGCCTCGTTGTATCAGCGGGCCGCGGCGGATCGCGACGCGTTCTGGGCCGAACAGGCCGGACGGCTGCACTGGGATCAGCCCTGGACACAGGTCCTCGATTGGCGCGACGCACCCGTCGCGAAGTGGTTCGTCGACGGCAAACTCAACGTCGCCTACAACTGCGTCGACCGGCACGTACTGGACGGCCACGGCGATCAGGTCGCCATCCACTGGGAAGGCGAGCCGGGCGACTCCAAGGACATCACCTACCGCGACCTGCTCGCCGAGGTCAGCAGGGCGGCCAACTACCTCACCGAACTCGGCCTGGAGGCAGGTGATCGAGTCGCCATCTATATGCCGATGGTTCCCGAGGCCATCGTCTCGATGCTGGCCTGTGCCCGCCTCGGGCTCACCCACTCGGTCGTCTTCGCCGGCTTCTCCCCCACCGCGCTGCGCCAGCGCGTCGACGACGCCAGCGCACGCCTGATCATCACCACCGACGGGCAGTGGCGGCGCGGCAAGTCCGCCCCACTCAAGGAAGCCGTCGACGAAGCGCTCTACGCCCACGGCGATGTGCCGCACAGCGTCGAGCACGTGCTCATCGTGCGCCGCACCAACATCGAGGTGCCGTGGACCGAGGGCCGTGACGTGTGGTGGCACGACACGGTCGCGCAGGCTTCCCCGGACCACCAGGCGCAAGCGTTCGACGCCGAGCATCCGCTGTTCATCCTCTACACCTCCGGCACCACCGGAAAACCCAAAGGCATCCTGCACACCTCCGGCGGCTACCTGACCCAGGCGGCCTACACCCACCACAACGTCTTCGACCACAAGCCCGGACACGACGTCTACTGGTGCACCGCCGACATCGGCTGGGTCACCGGACACAGCTACATCGTCTACGGCCCGCTCGCCAACCGGACCACCCAGGTCGTCTACGAGGGCACGCCGAACTTCCCGGACGAGCACCGGCACTGGCAGATCGTCGAAAAGTACGGTGTCAGCATCTATTACACGGCCCCGACACTGGTCCGGACCTTCATGAAGTGGGGTAAGGAGATTCCGGCCGCGCATGATCTGTCGAGCATCCGGCTGCTCGGTTCGGTGGGTGAGCCGATCAACCCGGAGGCATGGCGCTGGTACCGCGAGGTGATCGGCGCGGGCTCGGCTCCGATCGTGGACACCTGGTGGCAGACCGAGACCGGCGCCATCATGATCTCTCCGCTGCCCGGCGTCACCGCCGCCAAACCGGGCGCAGCCATGACACCGCTACCCGGTATTTCGGCGACCGTCGTCGACGAAGAAGGTAAGCCGGTGCAACTCGGGGAGACCGAGGCCAACGGCTACCTGGTGCTCGACCAGCCGTGGCCGTCGATGCTGCGCGGCATCTGGGGCGATATGGAGCGGTACCGGGCCACCTACTGGGAGCGCTACGCCGAGCAGGGCTGGTACTTCGCCGGTGACGGCGCCAAGCTCGACGCCGACGGCGACCTGTGGGTGCTCGGCCGGGTCGACGACGTAATGAACGTGTCCGGCCACCGCATCTCCACCGCCGAGGTGGAGTCCGCATTGGTCGGGCACTCGGGTGTTGCCGAGGCCGCTGTCGTCGGCGCCAGCGACAACACCACCGGTCAGGGCATCGTCGCGTTCGTCATCCTGACCGCCGAGGCCCAGGACACCGGAGCCGCGCTGGTCGACGAGCTCGAGGCGGAAGTGTCACGCGAGATCAGTCCGATCGCACGGCCGCGGGAGATCCACGTCGTGCCCGAGTTGCCCAAGACGCGCAGTGGCAAGATCATGCGCCGACTGCTGCGCGACGTCGCGGAGGGCCGCGAACTCGGCGATACCTCGACCCTGGTCGATCCGAATGTTTTCGAGGCGATCCGGTCCAGTCGCGCCTGA
- a CDS encoding peptide ABC transporter substrate-binding protein has product MRFNRATALIAAVLLATSLGLSACSSSDSADADIVTTNGGEPQNPLVPTNTNENMGGRVVDRLFAGLKYYDGKGVAHDELAESIKTTDRKNYTIAIKPNWKFTDGSTVTAKSFVDAWNYGALGTNAQLQSYVFTPIVGFDEVSAEKPTAQTMSGLKVVDDRTFTVELKQPSIDFETELGYAPFYPLPEAAFKDMKAFGENPIGNGPYKFARTGAWEHNVKIDLVPNPDYQGGRPAKNKGLRFVMYQSFDTAYSDLQAGNLDSLDTIPDSALTSYKKDLGDRAILAPTAQNQHIGVQANVAHFGGEEGLLRRRAISMAINRQQICDTIFNGTKTPARDFTASTLPGFDGNLPGSEVLKYNPEEAKKLWAQADAMSPWSGRYEIAYNSDGGHQAWIEAVANSVKNTLGIDAVGTPFPTFKNIRDLVNAKTIGKAFRYGWQGDYPTMLQFLTSQYYSYSDTNNVDYKSAEFDGLLDAALAAPTLEESYKIVAKAQALLIKDMADIPVLDYLAAAGRSDKVTKAELAWNGLFDFENIEK; this is encoded by the coding sequence TTGAGATTCAACAGAGCTACAGCGTTGATCGCGGCAGTACTGCTGGCCACAAGCCTCGGGCTGTCCGCATGTTCGTCGAGCGATAGTGCCGACGCCGACATTGTCACGACGAACGGTGGTGAACCACAGAATCCGTTGGTGCCCACCAATACCAACGAGAATATGGGTGGCCGCGTAGTCGACCGGCTGTTCGCCGGGCTGAAATATTACGACGGCAAGGGCGTGGCCCACGACGAGCTGGCGGAGTCGATCAAGACCACCGATCGGAAGAATTACACGATCGCCATCAAGCCGAATTGGAAGTTCACCGACGGCAGCACGGTGACGGCCAAGTCGTTCGTCGATGCCTGGAACTACGGTGCGCTCGGCACCAACGCCCAGCTGCAGAGCTACGTGTTCACCCCGATCGTCGGATTCGACGAGGTGTCGGCGGAAAAGCCGACGGCACAGACGATGTCGGGCCTGAAGGTGGTCGACGATCGCACATTCACTGTCGAGTTGAAGCAGCCGTCCATCGACTTCGAGACCGAACTCGGCTACGCGCCGTTCTATCCGCTGCCCGAGGCGGCGTTCAAGGACATGAAGGCCTTCGGCGAGAACCCGATCGGCAACGGCCCGTACAAGTTCGCCCGCACGGGCGCGTGGGAGCACAACGTCAAGATCGACTTGGTGCCCAACCCGGATTACCAGGGCGGCCGCCCGGCCAAGAACAAGGGCCTGCGGTTCGTCATGTACCAGTCGTTCGACACGGCCTATTCGGATCTGCAGGCGGGCAATCTCGATTCCCTCGACACCATCCCGGACAGCGCGCTGACCTCCTACAAGAAGGACCTCGGTGATCGCGCGATTCTCGCGCCGACCGCGCAGAACCAGCACATCGGTGTCCAGGCCAATGTCGCGCACTTCGGCGGCGAGGAAGGGCTGCTGCGGCGCAGGGCGATCTCGATGGCGATCAACCGCCAGCAGATCTGCGACACCATCTTCAACGGCACCAAGACTCCGGCGCGTGACTTCACCGCAAGCACCCTGCCCGGGTTCGACGGGAATCTGCCCGGCTCCGAGGTGCTGAAGTACAACCCGGAGGAGGCCAAGAAGCTGTGGGCGCAGGCCGATGCCATGTCACCGTGGTCGGGTCGTTACGAGATCGCCTACAACTCCGACGGCGGCCACCAGGCCTGGATCGAAGCCGTTGCCAACAGTGTGAAGAACACCCTCGGTATCGACGCGGTCGGCACCCCGTTCCCGACCTTCAAGAACATTCGGGATCTGGTGAACGCCAAGACGATCGGTAAGGCATTCCGCTACGGCTGGCAGGGCGACTACCCGACCATGCTGCAGTTCCTGACCTCGCAGTACTACAGCTACTCCGATACCAACAACGTCGACTACAAGAGCGCCGAATTCGATGGCCTGCTCGACGCCGCGCTCGCGGCGCCGACGCTCGAAGAGTCCTACAAGATCGTGGCGAAGGCCCAGGCGCTGCTGATCAAGGACATGGCCGATATCCCGGTGCTCGACTACCTCGCCGCGGCGGGACGGTCGGACAAGGTGACGAAGGCCGAACTCGCGTGGAACGGTCTGTTCGACTTCGAGAACATCGAGAAGTAG
- a CDS encoding ABC transporter permease has protein sequence MAWYVMRRLLQMIPVFLGATLLIYALVFLVPGDPIHALAGDKPMTPAVEAQLRARYHLDRPFFVQYLLYLKGIFTLDFGTAFSGRPVRDELARAFPITIKLSLMAVLIEGIFGVIFGLIAGLRKGRLFDSTLLVVSLVIIAVPIFVIGFLAQFLLGVKWGIAPVTVTGKASIGELLVPAIVLGSLSFAYVLRLTRNSVAENMSADYVRTATAKGLSRPRVVTVHILRNSMIPVITFLGADLGALIGGAVVTEGIFNIPGVGGTLYQAITRGEPPTVVSFVTVLIVIFLISNLLIDLLYAMLDPRIRYA, from the coding sequence ATGGCCTGGTATGTCATGCGGCGTCTGCTCCAGATGATCCCCGTGTTCCTCGGGGCGACGCTGCTCATCTACGCACTGGTCTTCCTAGTTCCGGGCGATCCCATCCACGCGCTGGCAGGCGATAAGCCGATGACGCCTGCGGTGGAAGCCCAACTTCGCGCCCGCTATCACCTCGACCGCCCGTTCTTCGTGCAGTACCTGCTGTACCTCAAGGGCATCTTCACGCTCGATTTCGGCACGGCCTTCTCCGGCAGGCCGGTACGCGACGAGCTCGCGCGGGCCTTCCCGATCACGATCAAGCTGTCGCTCATGGCGGTCCTCATCGAGGGCATCTTCGGCGTCATCTTCGGATTGATCGCGGGTCTGCGCAAAGGCAGGCTCTTCGACTCGACCCTGCTGGTGGTGAGTCTGGTCATCATCGCGGTGCCGATCTTCGTGATCGGCTTTCTCGCCCAGTTCCTGCTCGGCGTGAAATGGGGCATCGCGCCGGTGACCGTCACCGGCAAGGCGAGTATCGGCGAACTGCTCGTCCCGGCGATCGTGCTCGGCTCGCTGTCGTTCGCCTATGTGCTCCGGCTCACTCGAAACTCGGTGGCGGAGAACATGTCCGCCGACTACGTGCGGACCGCGACCGCCAAGGGGCTGAGTAGACCCCGTGTCGTCACCGTGCATATTCTGCGCAATTCGATGATCCCGGTCATCACCTTCCTGGGCGCCGACCTCGGCGCCCTGATCGGCGGCGCCGTCGTCACCGAGGGCATCTTCAACATCCCGGGCGTGGGAGGCACGCTCTACCAAGCGATTACGCGCGGTGAACCACCGACGGTGGTGTCCTTTGTGACGGTCCTCATCGTGATCTTCCTGATCTCGAATCTGCTCATCGACCTGCTCTACGCCATGCTCGACCCGAGGATTCGATATGCCTGA
- a CDS encoding ABC transporter permease, which produces MPDLDKHVPDRQRHFVAPPDEVQVLATDQVDESGSPTSIWQDAWRQLRRNPIFIVAALLIVFIAVVVLWPGLFSDQDPRYCNGDFSMDPRGPGHPFGFDKQGCDVYTRTVYGARASVMAGLGATTLFLFIGGTLGALSGFYGGLLDSVVSRIAEIFYAIPLMLAAIVIMQLLDSRTIWTVILILSAFTWPQAARIARSAVIEAKNSEYVTAAKALGVSRIRTLLRHVLPNAAGPLIVVTTIWLGAFIVTEATLSYLGVGLPRTIVSWGSDINTNQHELRGGSPILFYPATALALTVLSFILLGDAVRDALDPKARKR; this is translated from the coding sequence ATGCCTGACCTCGATAAACACGTCCCGGACAGGCAGCGGCACTTCGTCGCACCGCCCGACGAGGTGCAGGTTCTCGCCACCGACCAGGTCGACGAATCCGGTTCGCCGACCAGCATCTGGCAAGACGCATGGCGGCAGCTGCGCCGAAATCCGATCTTCATCGTCGCCGCGCTGCTGATTGTCTTCATCGCGGTTGTCGTGCTCTGGCCGGGACTGTTCAGCGATCAGGACCCGCGCTATTGCAACGGCGATTTCAGTATGGATCCGCGTGGGCCGGGCCATCCGTTCGGCTTCGACAAACAGGGCTGTGACGTCTACACCCGAACCGTCTACGGCGCACGGGCTTCGGTGATGGCCGGTCTCGGCGCGACAACGCTGTTCCTGTTCATCGGTGGCACGCTCGGGGCGCTCTCCGGCTTCTACGGCGGGCTGCTCGATTCGGTGGTGTCACGGATCGCGGAGATCTTCTACGCGATTCCGCTGATGCTCGCCGCGATCGTCATCATGCAGCTGCTGGATTCACGGACCATCTGGACGGTCATCCTGATTCTGTCCGCGTTCACCTGGCCGCAGGCGGCACGCATCGCACGCAGTGCGGTGATCGAGGCCAAGAACAGCGAGTACGTCACGGCGGCAAAAGCATTGGGCGTCTCTCGAATACGGACCCTGCTGCGCCATGTGTTGCCGAATGCGGCAGGACCGCTGATCGTGGTCACCACGATCTGGCTCGGCGCGTTCATTGTCACCGAGGCGACCCTGTCCTACCTCGGGGTCGGGCTGCCGCGCACGATCGTGTCCTGGGGTTCCGATATCAACACCAATCAGCACGAGCTGCGCGGTGGTTCGCCGATCCTGTTCTATCCCGCGACAGCATTGGCGCTCACCGTGCTGAGCTTCATCCTGCTCGGCGACGCGGTGCGGGACGCGCTCGATCCGAAGGCCAGGAAGAGGTGA